From a single Ciconia boyciana chromosome 6, ASM3463844v1, whole genome shotgun sequence genomic region:
- the DNAJC17 gene encoding dnaJ homolog subfamily C member 17 isoform X1 translates to MAVDKDLLQLDLYGLLGIGEKASEKEVKKAYRQKALTCHPDKNPDNPRAAEVFHQLSQALAVLTDAAARAAYDKVRKAKKQAAERTQKLDEKRKKVKLDLEAREREAQTHESEEEEIRITRSLEQEIIRLREEGSRQLEEQQRLIQEQIRLEREQHIQGKQERNGSEGKITPKLKLKWKCRKEDETGGGYSKDVLLRILQKYGDVLNLLISSRKTGSAVVEFATVKAAEMAVKNEVGLINNPLKISWLEGQPRNNPSTVLSDSASQPRTSQLLPCSASEDSRRPAAFSWQRTHYSSASELCLLPARGSQPGAVHQSLQRKDSRALTRPGGFGSSSQVKARLLVEKRCCEEAVSCKILASTVLVGLFSSTAMGAHCPAVPGELLEPNRQVMLELQNLCIGQCYSRLFESNDCLIAAALNGSKHTTAVRCCEEHIFPLQQHEALTSGKVFLAPLVVGFPCWCFSVILGHSFSHVKVLRKAVCLALLHLF, encoded by the exons ATGGCGGTCGATAAggacctgctgcagctggaccTGTACGGCCTTTTGGGGATCGGCGAGAAGGCGTCGGAGAAGGAG GTGAAGAAAGCGTACCGGCAGAAGGCCCTGACTTGTCACCCAGATAAAAACCCGGACAATCCCAGAGCAG CGGAAGTCTTCCACCAACTGTCTCAGGCCTTGGCCGTGCTAACAGATGCAGCAGCAAGG GCGGCGTATGACAAAGTGAGAAAGGCTAAGAAGCAAGCTGCAGAAAGGACACAAAAACTTGATGAGAAGCGAAAGAAAGTAAAGCTTG atcTTGAAGCCAGAGAACGAGAAGCCCAGACCCATGAGAGTGAAGAGGAGGAGATCAGGATAACAAGATCATTAGAACAAGAA ATAATACGCCTGCGTGAGGAAGGTTCCCGTCAGCttgaggagcagcagagactcaTTCAAGAACAGATCCGGCTTGAAAGAGAGCAGCACATCCAAG gcaagcaagaaagaaatggatCAGAAGGCAAAATAACTCCCAAACTCAAA ctaaaatggaaatgcaggAAAGAAGATGAGACAGGAGGGGGATACTCCAAAGACGTTCTGTTGCGGATCCTACAAAAG TATGGCGATGTGCTCAATTTGTTGATCTCAAGTAGGAAGACTGGGAGTGCAGTCGTGGAATTTGCTACGGTTAAGGCTGCT GAGATGGCTGTGAAGAATGAAGTTGGCCTGATAAATAATCCTCTAAAGATTTCCTGGCTGGAGGGCCAGCCCCGGAACAATCCCAGCACTGTCCTTTCTGACAGCGCTAGTCAGCCTAGGACTTCTCAG ctccttccctgctctgcttcagAAGACAGCCGAAGACCTGCAGCGTTCTCATGGCAACGCACTCACTACTCATCTGCTTCAGAGCTGTGTCTGCTCCCTGCCCGGGGTAGTCAGCCAGGAGCTGTGCACCAAAGTCTTCAAAGAAAGGACAGCCGCGCACTAACTAGACCAGGGGGCTTTGGAAGCAGTTCCCAGGTGAAAGCAAGGCTGCTTGTTGAAAAGCGGTGCTGTGAGGAGGCAGTAAGCTGCAAGATACTTGCCTCCACAGTCCTGGTTGGCTTGTTTTCTTCTACAGCAATGGGTGCACATTGTCCAGCAGTTCCTGGAGAGCTGCTGGAGCCAAACAGGCAAGTTATGCTTGAATTACAAAACCTGTGCATTGGCCAGTGTTACTCTAGGCTATTTGAGAGCAATGACTGTTTGATTGCTGCAGCTCTGAATGGTTCAAAGCACACAACAGCTGTACGATGCTGCGAAGAGCATATTTTCCCACTACAACAGCATGAAGCACTCACTTCTGGGAAGGTCTTCCTTGCACCTTTAGTAGTGGGATTTCCCTGCTGGTGCTTCTCAGTCATTTTGGGCCATTCATTCAGCCATGTTAAAGTGCTGAGAAAAGCCGTCTGTCTGGCACTCTTGCATCTTTTCTAA
- the DNAJC17 gene encoding dnaJ homolog subfamily C member 17 isoform X4: MAVDKDLLQLDLYGLLGIGEKASEKEVKKAYRQKALTCHPDKNPDNPRAAEVFHQLSQALAVLTDAAARAAYDKVRKAKKQAAERTQKLDEKRKKVKLDLEAREREAQTHESEEEEIRITRSLEQEIIRLREEGSRQLEEQQRLIQEQIRLEREQHIQGKQERNGSEGKITPKLKLKWKCRKEDETGGGYSKDVLLRILQKYGDVLNLLISSRKTGSAVVEFATVKAAEMAVKNEVGLINNPLKISWLEGQPRNNPSTVLSDSASQPRTSQIPQAFPLLALSIAVQSVAVLIQDDDLVAQLFVSPE, translated from the exons ATGGCGGTCGATAAggacctgctgcagctggaccTGTACGGCCTTTTGGGGATCGGCGAGAAGGCGTCGGAGAAGGAG GTGAAGAAAGCGTACCGGCAGAAGGCCCTGACTTGTCACCCAGATAAAAACCCGGACAATCCCAGAGCAG CGGAAGTCTTCCACCAACTGTCTCAGGCCTTGGCCGTGCTAACAGATGCAGCAGCAAGG GCGGCGTATGACAAAGTGAGAAAGGCTAAGAAGCAAGCTGCAGAAAGGACACAAAAACTTGATGAGAAGCGAAAGAAAGTAAAGCTTG atcTTGAAGCCAGAGAACGAGAAGCCCAGACCCATGAGAGTGAAGAGGAGGAGATCAGGATAACAAGATCATTAGAACAAGAA ATAATACGCCTGCGTGAGGAAGGTTCCCGTCAGCttgaggagcagcagagactcaTTCAAGAACAGATCCGGCTTGAAAGAGAGCAGCACATCCAAG gcaagcaagaaagaaatggatCAGAAGGCAAAATAACTCCCAAACTCAAA ctaaaatggaaatgcaggAAAGAAGATGAGACAGGAGGGGGATACTCCAAAGACGTTCTGTTGCGGATCCTACAAAAG TATGGCGATGTGCTCAATTTGTTGATCTCAAGTAGGAAGACTGGGAGTGCAGTCGTGGAATTTGCTACGGTTAAGGCTGCT GAGATGGCTGTGAAGAATGAAGTTGGCCTGATAAATAATCCTCTAAAGATTTCCTGGCTGGAGGGCCAGCCCCGGAACAATCCCAGCACTGTCCTTTCTGACAGCGCTAGTCAGCCTAGGACTTCTCAG ATCCCTCAAGCATTCCCTCTTCTGGCACTGTCCATCGCTGTCCAGAGTGTGGCTGTTCTGATTCAAGATGATGACTTGGTTGCCCAGCTTTTTGTGTCTCCTGAGTGA
- the DNAJC17 gene encoding dnaJ homolog subfamily C member 17 isoform X2: protein MAVDKDLLQLDLYGLLGIGEKASEKEVKKAYRQKALTCHPDKNPDNPRAAEVFHQLSQALAVLTDAAARAAYDKVRKAKKQAAERTQKLDEKRKKVKLDLEAREREAQTHESEEEEIRITRSLEQEIIRLREEGSRQLEEQQRLIQEQIRLEREQHIQGKQERNGSEGKITPKLKLKWKCRKEDETGGGYSKDVLLRILQKYGDVLNLLISSRKTGSAVVEFATVKAAEMAVKNEVGLINNPLKISWLEGQPRNNPSTVLSDSASQPRTSQSKLVIQNNRPQRGKPCFPIRPRWEQGVAPAASRHQWYRNGITRAW, encoded by the exons ATGGCGGTCGATAAggacctgctgcagctggaccTGTACGGCCTTTTGGGGATCGGCGAGAAGGCGTCGGAGAAGGAG GTGAAGAAAGCGTACCGGCAGAAGGCCCTGACTTGTCACCCAGATAAAAACCCGGACAATCCCAGAGCAG CGGAAGTCTTCCACCAACTGTCTCAGGCCTTGGCCGTGCTAACAGATGCAGCAGCAAGG GCGGCGTATGACAAAGTGAGAAAGGCTAAGAAGCAAGCTGCAGAAAGGACACAAAAACTTGATGAGAAGCGAAAGAAAGTAAAGCTTG atcTTGAAGCCAGAGAACGAGAAGCCCAGACCCATGAGAGTGAAGAGGAGGAGATCAGGATAACAAGATCATTAGAACAAGAA ATAATACGCCTGCGTGAGGAAGGTTCCCGTCAGCttgaggagcagcagagactcaTTCAAGAACAGATCCGGCTTGAAAGAGAGCAGCACATCCAAG gcaagcaagaaagaaatggatCAGAAGGCAAAATAACTCCCAAACTCAAA ctaaaatggaaatgcaggAAAGAAGATGAGACAGGAGGGGGATACTCCAAAGACGTTCTGTTGCGGATCCTACAAAAG TATGGCGATGTGCTCAATTTGTTGATCTCAAGTAGGAAGACTGGGAGTGCAGTCGTGGAATTTGCTACGGTTAAGGCTGCT GAGATGGCTGTGAAGAATGAAGTTGGCCTGATAAATAATCCTCTAAAGATTTCCTGGCTGGAGGGCCAGCCCCGGAACAATCCCAGCACTGTCCTTTCTGACAGCGCTAGTCAGCCTAGGACTTCTCAG AGCAAGCTTGTCATCCAAAATAACCGGCCACAGCGAGGCAAGCCATGCTTCCCCATCCGGCCTCGTTGGGAGCAGGGAGTCGCTCCAGCAGCAAGCAG